A single genomic interval of Celeribacter indicus harbors:
- a CDS encoding ABC transporter ATP-binding protein: MNIMTDTQALPPVSDAHVRIENVSKVFHGGRKGDVEALRPVSLDIERGEFVSILGPSGCGKSTLLMLLSGLLDASAGNIRIDGEKVQGPKSDLGIVFQQDVLLEWRGALDNVLLQAEIRGADMKAAEVKARELLSMVSLTGFEDAYPRELSGGMRQRVSICRALLHEPPLLLMDEPFGALDAMTRDQLQIDLMKLCAERDMTVFFITHSIPEAVFLSDRVVVMTPRPGRIEEIVEIDLPRPRRLAMREDPKFTSYVRQLTNTFKSLGVFREEY, from the coding sequence ATGAACATCATGACAGATACGCAAGCTCTCCCCCCGGTGAGCGACGCACATGTCCGTATCGAGAATGTCAGCAAGGTTTTCCATGGCGGTCGCAAAGGGGACGTCGAAGCCCTGCGCCCGGTCAGCCTCGACATCGAACGCGGCGAGTTCGTCTCCATCCTCGGCCCGTCCGGCTGCGGGAAATCCACGCTCCTGATGCTGCTCTCGGGTCTGCTCGACGCCTCGGCGGGCAATATCAGGATCGACGGCGAAAAGGTGCAGGGCCCGAAATCCGATCTCGGCATCGTGTTCCAGCAGGACGTTCTGCTCGAATGGCGCGGCGCGCTCGACAACGTGCTGCTTCAGGCGGAGATCCGCGGGGCGGACATGAAGGCGGCCGAGGTCAAGGCGCGCGAACTTCTGTCCATGGTCTCACTCACCGGCTTCGAGGACGCCTATCCGCGCGAATTGTCCGGCGGGATGCGCCAGCGCGTCTCGATCTGCCGCGCGCTGCTGCACGAGCCGCCGCTGCTGCTGATGGACGAGCCCTTCGGCGCGCTCGACGCGATGACCCGCGACCAGCTCCAGATCGACCTGATGAAGCTCTGCGCCGAACGCGACATGACCGTGTTCTTCATCACCCACTCGATCCCCGAGGCGGTCTTCCTGTCCGACCGCGTGGTGGTGATGACGCCGCGTCCCGGCCGCATCGAGGAGATCGTCGAGATCGACCTGCCCCGCCCGCGCCGCCTCGCGATGCGCGAAGACCCGAAATTCACCTCCTACGTCCGGCAGTTGACCAACACGTTCAAGTCGCTCGGCGTGTTCAGAGAGGAATACTGA
- a CDS encoding dihydrodipicolinate synthase family protein → MPLIHSGTQGVFVISVTPFGEDGTLDRDSLARVTDFYLEKGADGLTVLGMMGEAPKLSAEESREVVRITLARSGEAPVVVGISAPGLAAMRDLAGFAMDAGAGGVMVAPPSTLETNEQIVTYYANVVEAVGPDVPLVLQDFPLSTKVRISNGTLGAILEATPSVVMLKHEDWPGLEKITALRAAEAAGRRRTSILCGNGGIFLTEEMARGADGAMTGFGFPEMMRDVVALSRQGQTDRAQDIFDAYLPLVRYEQQPGLGLSLRKYVLAKRGAIASAALRKPGGSLSAAAVAEVERLLDRQARRLAELA, encoded by the coding sequence GGGACGCAGGGCGTCTTCGTCATCAGCGTCACCCCTTTCGGCGAGGACGGGACGCTCGACCGCGACAGCCTCGCGCGGGTCACCGATTTCTACCTCGAGAAGGGCGCGGACGGGCTCACGGTCCTCGGCATGATGGGCGAGGCGCCCAAGCTCTCGGCCGAGGAAAGCCGGGAGGTCGTCCGCATCACCCTCGCGCGGTCGGGCGAGGCGCCGGTGGTGGTGGGGATTTCCGCGCCCGGCCTCGCGGCGATGCGCGATCTGGCGGGATTCGCGATGGACGCGGGCGCCGGCGGCGTCATGGTCGCGCCCCCCTCCACGCTGGAAACCAACGAGCAGATCGTCACCTATTACGCCAATGTGGTGGAGGCCGTCGGCCCGGATGTGCCCCTCGTCCTTCAGGATTTTCCGCTCTCGACGAAGGTGCGCATCTCGAACGGCACGCTCGGCGCGATCCTCGAGGCGACCCCCTCGGTCGTGATGCTGAAACACGAGGACTGGCCGGGCCTTGAAAAGATCACCGCCCTGCGCGCGGCCGAGGCGGCGGGACGCCGGCGCACCTCGATCCTCTGCGGCAATGGCGGGATTTTCCTCACCGAGGAGATGGCGCGCGGTGCCGACGGGGCGATGACCGGGTTCGGCTTCCCGGAGATGATGCGGGACGTGGTCGCGCTCTCCCGGCAGGGGCAGACGGACCGGGCGCAGGACATCTTCGATGCCTATCTGCCGCTCGTACGCTACGAACAGCAGCCGGGGCTCGGCCTCAGCCTGCGCAAATACGTGCTGGCCAAGCGCGGGGCCATCGCCTCCGCCGCCCTGCGCAAGCCGGGCGGATCCCTGTCGGCGGCGGCGGTCGCCGAGGTCGAGCGCCTGCTCGACCGTCAGGCCCGACGGCTGGCCGAGCTGGCATAG
- a CDS encoding GntR family transcriptional regulator, translating into MQKTGMAADAVSAPRRRAGEEVAEGHLSDFAYNRLLDLMLAGELKPGSALQERKIAQMLEISRTPVREALFRLEAEALIVRRPERQLVVADIGLENYVRLLDLRRILEVEAAGRATGHVSAEKAAEVEQAIDALLGANHVTSAQHWAVDDLVHQSIAEAAGNPVLAQSILDLRRRTHIFNTSRISHRLEPGGTEHRALIRATAGTDAALSRRLMGEHLDNVRDAIVDYLLGIRR; encoded by the coding sequence ATGCAGAAGACCGGGATGGCGGCCGACGCGGTGTCGGCGCCGCGTCGCAGGGCCGGCGAGGAGGTGGCCGAAGGACATCTGTCCGACTTCGCCTATAACCGGCTTCTCGACCTGATGCTGGCCGGGGAGCTGAAACCGGGAAGCGCGCTTCAGGAGAGGAAGATCGCGCAGATGCTGGAGATCTCCCGCACGCCCGTGCGCGAGGCGCTGTTCCGGCTGGAGGCGGAGGCGCTGATCGTGCGCCGGCCGGAGCGCCAGCTCGTCGTGGCGGATATCGGACTGGAGAATTACGTGCGCCTGCTCGACCTGCGCCGCATTCTCGAGGTCGAGGCCGCCGGGCGGGCCACCGGACATGTCAGTGCCGAAAAGGCCGCGGAGGTCGAGCAGGCCATAGACGCGCTCCTCGGCGCGAACCATGTCACCTCCGCGCAGCACTGGGCCGTCGACGATCTGGTCCACCAGAGCATCGCGGAGGCGGCGGGCAATCCGGTCCTGGCGCAATCCATTCTCGACCTGCGCCGCCGCACGCATATCTTCAACACCAGCCGCATCTCGCACCGGCTGGAGCCGGGCGGCACCGAGCACCGGGCGCTGATCCGCGCGACGGCGGGAACCGATGCGGCCCTGTCGCGGCGGCTGATGGGCGAGCATCTGGACAACGTGCGGGATGCGATCGTGGATTATCTGCTGGGCATCCGGCGCTGA
- a CDS encoding MFS transporter, with product MTDGSRPGATLATLFARGTPRLLAAALLAIFMAALEQTIMGPVLGRIIAELGDGPLVPWLTTGFLLAATVAAPLYGAIADIRGRRSALLLASACFVFGSLLCALSFRLEMLLVARVVQGAGAGGLMSLPFVIVADRVPMRNRAVFSAYISTIFAAAGLLGPVVGGAIAEWLDWRWVFWFNLPLGALVILGVMTAVTSRAPLKGRRLDLRGGLYLLCAATPTILLLERAGEGGPGGLLLAVTAALFWVVFVRHLLSQADPLVPLPVLRDPSIFLAALGLAMTQGTNLGLAVYLPIYFQKVHGLDPGAAGVALLAFVGAIMAGAYVPPRLLRANPAYKPLMVGCAALTFGFAVAFWLCTLFDLPFAVVILSNIGLGIGIGLLYPVYTLIVQNAAPSEQMGAAMGVLAFLRAMGGTLGVSLAGIGALRAGLLSEGGAGAGHGVFGVVAPLLMAVCLLAAVFLPARRLEGFGREA from the coding sequence ATGACGGACGGATCCCGGCCCGGCGCCACCCTCGCCACCCTGTTCGCACGCGGCACCCCGAGGCTCCTCGCGGCGGCCCTGCTCGCGATCTTCATGGCGGCGCTCGAGCAGACGATCATGGGACCGGTGCTTGGCCGCATCATCGCGGAACTGGGCGACGGGCCGCTCGTGCCCTGGCTCACGACGGGCTTTCTGCTCGCCGCCACCGTGGCCGCACCGCTCTATGGCGCGATTGCCGATATTCGCGGACGCCGCAGCGCCCTGCTGCTCGCCAGCGCCTGTTTCGTCTTCGGCTCGCTGCTCTGCGCGCTGTCCTTTCGGCTCGAGATGCTGCTCGTGGCGCGCGTCGTTCAGGGGGCCGGGGCCGGGGGGCTGATGTCATTGCCCTTCGTCATCGTCGCGGATCGCGTCCCGATGCGGAACCGTGCGGTGTTCAGCGCCTATATCTCGACGATCTTCGCCGCCGCCGGCCTGCTCGGCCCGGTCGTCGGCGGGGCGATCGCGGAATGGCTCGACTGGCGCTGGGTCTTCTGGTTCAACCTGCCGCTCGGGGCGCTGGTGATCCTCGGCGTGATGACCGCGGTCACCTCGCGCGCGCCGCTCAAGGGACGCAGGCTCGACCTTCGCGGCGGGCTCTATCTGCTCTGCGCCGCGACGCCGACGATCCTCCTTCTCGAACGCGCGGGGGAGGGCGGCCCCGGCGGCCTTCTCCTCGCCGTGACCGCCGCCCTGTTCTGGGTCGTCTTCGTGCGGCATCTGCTCAGCCAGGCGGACCCGCTCGTACCGCTGCCGGTGCTGCGCGATCCGTCGATCTTCCTCGCCGCTCTGGGCCTCGCGATGACGCAGGGGACGAACCTCGGCCTTGCGGTCTACCTGCCGATCTATTTCCAGAAGGTGCACGGGCTCGATCCCGGTGCCGCCGGGGTCGCGCTCCTGGCCTTCGTCGGTGCGATCATGGCCGGGGCCTATGTGCCGCCGCGGCTGTTGCGGGCCAATCCGGCCTACAAGCCGCTGATGGTGGGTTGCGCGGCGCTCACCTTCGGCTTTGCGGTCGCCTTCTGGCTCTGCACGCTGTTCGATCTGCCCTTCGCCGTGGTGATCCTGTCCAATATCGGGCTCGGGATCGGCATCGGGCTGCTCTATCCGGTCTATACGCTGATCGTGCAGAACGCGGCGCCATCGGAACAGATGGGCGCGGCAATGGGCGTTCTGGCCTTTCTGCGCGCGATGGGGGGGACGCTCGGCGTCTCGCTGGCGGGGATCGGTGCGCTGCGGGCCGGGCTGCTGAGCGAGGGCGGGGCGGGCGCGGGCCATGGCGTGTTCGGCGTGGTGGCGCCGCTGCTCATGGCGGTGTGCCTTCTGGCGGCGGTCTTCCTTCCGGCGCGCCGCCTCGAAGGGTTCGGCCGGGAAGCCTGA
- a CDS encoding ABC transporter permease: MTSVPDHSPRIRSDVLRRIGEIVPPALWTLLILVIFWQAIVTLRNIPEYILPAPSQIAGEIGSYWHRLLPNALVTLSEIALGYTLAVLIAVPLAVAIVYSRVMQRAVYPLIVLSQTVPKVAVAPLLLTWFGYGMTPKIVIVIMMSFFPIVINSVMGLRATTPEMLYLAKSMGANGWQIFWKFRLPKALPSVFAGLRLATVLSVIGAIIAEFIGADRGLGYLILIAGANFDIARQFAAIILITVMGMSFFGIISWLERRMIPWQEQSELGGKG; this comes from the coding sequence ATGACATCCGTGCCCGACCATTCCCCCCGCATCCGCTCCGACGTCCTGCGCCGCATCGGCGAGATCGTCCCGCCCGCCCTCTGGACCCTGCTGATTCTGGTGATCTTCTGGCAGGCCATCGTGACGCTCAGGAACATCCCGGAATACATCCTGCCCGCGCCGAGCCAGATCGCCGGCGAGATCGGCTCCTATTGGCACAGGCTCCTGCCGAACGCGCTGGTGACGCTGAGCGAGATCGCGCTCGGCTATACGCTCGCCGTGCTGATCGCCGTGCCGCTCGCCGTGGCGATCGTCTATTCGCGGGTGATGCAGCGCGCGGTCTACCCGCTCATCGTGCTCAGCCAGACGGTCCCGAAAGTCGCCGTCGCGCCGCTGCTGCTGACATGGTTCGGCTATGGCATGACGCCGAAGATCGTCATCGTGATCATGATGTCCTTCTTCCCGATCGTCATCAACTCGGTGATGGGGCTGCGTGCGACGACGCCGGAAATGCTCTACCTCGCGAAATCCATGGGCGCGAACGGCTGGCAGATCTTCTGGAAATTCCGTCTGCCGAAGGCCCTGCCCTCGGTCTTCGCGGGCCTGCGCCTGGCGACCGTCCTCTCGGTGATCGGCGCGATCATCGCGGAATTCATCGGCGCGGACAGGGGGCTCGGCTATCTCATCCTCATCGCCGGCGCCAATTTCGACATCGCCCGCCAGTTCGCCGCGATCATCCTGATCACGGTCATGGGGATGAGCTTCTTCGGCATCATCTCCTGGCTCGAGCGGCGCATGATCCCCTGGCAGGAACAGTCGGAGCTCGGCGGCAAGGGCTGA
- a CDS encoding SDR family oxidoreductase, with translation MDFGLSGKHALVTGASSGLGLAIATALLAEGASVTLGGRSREKLEAAIAAMPADLATRADVAVADFSDPDAAETLVAGAKHRTGSIDILVANTGGPPPGLPSGVDPAVMERQYGAMVDPVIRMTLLVLPGMRERTWGRILTVTSSGVVQPIPHLPMSNALRASVTAYMKTLAGEVAKNGVTVNILAPGRISTARTAQLDQTAATKAGKTVEDIATASAASIPAGRYGTPEEFGAVAAFLASTQASYVTGSILRVDGGAIRSI, from the coding sequence ATGGATTTTGGACTTTCCGGCAAACATGCGCTCGTGACGGGCGCGAGCTCCGGGCTCGGCCTCGCCATCGCCACGGCGCTCCTGGCCGAGGGCGCCTCCGTCACGCTGGGCGGGCGCTCCAGGGAGAAACTGGAGGCCGCGATCGCCGCGATGCCGGCGGATCTCGCCACACGCGCCGATGTCGCCGTTGCCGATTTCTCTGACCCCGATGCCGCGGAAACGCTGGTCGCCGGGGCAAAGCACCGCACCGGCAGCATCGACATCCTCGTCGCCAACACCGGCGGTCCGCCCCCCGGCTTGCCCAGCGGCGTCGATCCGGCGGTGATGGAACGGCAGTACGGCGCGATGGTCGATCCCGTGATCCGCATGACGCTCCTCGTGCTGCCCGGCATGCGCGAGCGCACATGGGGACGGATCCTGACCGTGACCTCATCGGGCGTGGTGCAGCCGATCCCGCACCTGCCGATGTCGAACGCGCTGCGCGCCTCGGTCACCGCCTACATGAAGACGCTGGCCGGCGAAGTCGCGAAGAACGGCGTCACCGTCAACATCCTCGCGCCGGGGCGGATTTCCACCGCCCGCACGGCCCAGCTCGACCAGACCGCGGCCACGAAGGCCGGCAAGACGGTCGAGGACATCGCAACCGCCTCCGCCGCCTCGATCCCGGCGGGACGCTATGGCACGCCGGAGGAATTCGGCGCCGTCGCGGCTTTCCTGGCCAGCACCCAGGCAAGCTACGTCACCGGAAGCATCCTTCGGGTCGATGGCGGAGCGATCCGCTCGATCTGA
- a CDS encoding nitrilase-related carbon-nitrogen hydrolase: MTLAPWRATCLQVESRIACTARNKEDTWKIIDGNLARAVAMIVAACEGPTPPKLVVLPEFAFQGPPRAVPVEDWIARACTTMPGPITDRLADVAKKYGIFIAGNHFEVDPRWPDRYFNSSFCLDPDGEMILRYRRINTASWTSPHDILEDYRAAYGDEGIYPVADTELGRLAIFPCGEISVPEISRMFMMRGAEVLLHPNNEPLSPTSDAAKICRAAENMCYLISANVAGTAGFSDTLTGGHSQIVDFRGQVLSLAEGAEETLECSAMIDIGALQAARRDTGMGNGLMRSRWEMYRSSYGTADFYPANGLAEKAIQTADDFGDLHERALRNLEASGVLRPS; this comes from the coding sequence ATGACACTCGCCCCCTGGCGCGCCACATGCCTTCAGGTCGAAAGCAGGATTGCCTGCACCGCACGAAACAAGGAAGACACCTGGAAGATCATCGACGGCAACCTTGCGCGCGCCGTCGCCATGATCGTCGCGGCCTGCGAGGGCCCGACCCCGCCGAAGCTGGTCGTCCTCCCCGAATTCGCCTTTCAGGGACCGCCGCGCGCCGTGCCGGTCGAGGACTGGATCGCGCGCGCCTGCACCACCATGCCGGGGCCGATCACCGACCGGCTGGCGGATGTGGCGAAGAAATACGGCATCTTCATCGCCGGCAACCATTTCGAGGTGGATCCGAGATGGCCCGACCGCTATTTCAACTCCTCCTTCTGCCTCGATCCCGACGGCGAGATGATCCTGCGCTATCGCCGGATCAACACGGCAAGCTGGACCTCGCCGCATGACATCCTCGAGGACTATCGCGCCGCCTATGGCGACGAAGGGATCTATCCCGTCGCGGACACGGAACTCGGCAGGCTCGCGATCTTCCCCTGCGGCGAGATTTCCGTCCCCGAGATTTCCCGCATGTTCATGATGCGCGGCGCCGAGGTGCTGCTCCACCCGAACAACGAACCCCTGAGCCCGACCTCCGATGCGGCGAAGATCTGCCGCGCCGCCGAGAACATGTGCTACCTGATTTCCGCCAATGTCGCCGGGACCGCCGGCTTCTCCGACACGCTCACCGGCGGGCATTCGCAGATCGTCGACTTCCGCGGCCAGGTGCTCTCGCTTGCCGAGGGCGCGGAGGAAACGCTCGAATGCTCGGCGATGATCGACATCGGGGCGCTTCAGGCGGCGCGGCGCGACACGGGCATGGGCAACGGGCTGATGCGGTCGCGCTGGGAGATGTATCGCAGCTCCTACGGGACGGCCGATTTCTATCCCGCGAACGGGCTGGCGGAAAAGGCCATCCAGACTGCCGACGACTTCGGAGACCTGCATGAACGCGCGCTCCGCAACCTCGAAGCCTCCGGCGTGCTGCGCCCGTCCTGA
- a CDS encoding PDR/VanB family oxidoreductase, translated as MTKAFVIPPTETPAGPEQMEMRVHAIRWLAPAVREIELRATDGTDCLPGLAPGGHVDLSLPGGLTRSYSLTNGPDCTDCYRVAVHRAPDSAGGSAWLCETLRVGDTLGVSPARNTFEMAPGGAPSAFIAGGIGITPILSMLRHLEVRGGDWTLLYAARSREDAAFLPEIAALDAGRGRVTLHFDDAAGGAHPDLAAWLAAVPREAHLYACGPAPMLDAYETAAAGFPDDQVHLERFAGEADISGGGFTVELRRSGREFFIPEGKSIMEVLRAEGVRVAYSCQSGVCGTCETRVLEGVPDHRDMILSDRERESGKTMLICCSRALSERLVLDL; from the coding sequence ATGACCAAGGCCTTCGTCATCCCCCCGACAGAGACCCCCGCCGGGCCGGAGCAGATGGAGATGCGGGTTCACGCGATCCGCTGGCTCGCCCCTGCGGTCCGGGAGATCGAGTTGCGGGCGACGGACGGAACGGACTGCCTGCCCGGACTTGCTCCGGGCGGGCATGTCGACCTTTCCCTGCCCGGCGGTCTGACGCGAAGCTATTCGCTGACCAACGGGCCGGACTGCACCGATTGCTACCGGGTGGCGGTGCATCGCGCGCCCGACAGTGCGGGCGGCTCGGCCTGGCTTTGCGAGACCCTGCGCGTGGGCGACACGCTCGGGGTTTCCCCGGCGCGCAACACTTTCGAGATGGCGCCGGGCGGGGCGCCGTCGGCCTTCATCGCGGGCGGGATCGGGATCACGCCGATCCTGTCGATGCTGCGGCATCTGGAGGTGCGCGGCGGCGACTGGACGCTTCTCTACGCGGCGCGGAGCCGGGAGGACGCCGCCTTCCTGCCCGAGATCGCGGCGCTCGACGCCGGGCGGGGGCGCGTGACGCTGCATTTCGACGATGCGGCCGGCGGCGCGCATCCCGATCTCGCCGCCTGGCTGGCCGCCGTGCCGCGGGAGGCGCATCTCTATGCCTGCGGGCCGGCTCCCATGCTCGACGCCTACGAGACGGCGGCGGCCGGTTTCCCGGACGATCAGGTGCATCTCGAACGCTTTGCGGGCGAGGCGGATATCTCCGGCGGCGGCTTCACCGTGGAGCTGCGCCGGTCGGGCCGCGAGTTTTTCATTCCCGAGGGCAAGAGCATCATGGAGGTGCTGCGGGCGGAAGGTGTGCGCGTGGCTTATTCCTGCCAGTCCGGCGTCTGCGGCACCTGCGAGACCCGCGTGCTCGAGGGCGTGCCGGATCACCGCGACATGATCCTGTCGGACCGGGAGCGCGAGAGCGGCAAGACCATGCTGATCTGTTGCTCGCGGGCGCTGTCGGAGCGTCTCGTCCTTGATCTCTGA
- a CDS encoding Rieske 2Fe-2S domain-containing protein produces MITAEENVDLCRVGKGTLMGEFFRQFWIPVCMSSELVADGDPVRLMILGEKLIGFRDSEGRVGVMDHRCPHRCASLFFGRNEHGGIRCAYHGWKFDVTGKCLDQPNLEDKTKYPAGTPAIAYKTCESGGLVFAYFGERQDNPPPLPEIEAIMGEGDDRNIALTHRDCNYMQALEGDIDTSHLGFLHMGGIDGEKLDMSDPETYTVTEKAPKINVSVMPFGTMYSAQRDAMEGHEHQRYASYLFPFWVTYPGGGELGEAKTANAWVPIDDDSCMIFNIDLSRAAGGGKKKLKYKDGSPVKGLERPLEYLPVTPDWKGRWRPVKDASNDYGIDRDWQRSGDSYTGIVGVPLQDQAIQESMGHIVDRTLEHLAASDRMVILTRRVMLDAALAWRDNRELPEFVDHPEYARQAHGGDIVVPKGTDWLEGYEEHMARVKGYLPPKDAAE; encoded by the coding sequence ATGATCACCGCAGAAGAAAACGTCGACCTTTGCCGCGTCGGAAAGGGCACGCTGATGGGAGAGTTCTTCCGTCAGTTCTGGATCCCCGTCTGCATGTCGTCCGAACTGGTCGCCGACGGCGACCCGGTGCGCCTGATGATCCTGGGGGAAAAGCTGATCGGCTTTCGCGACAGCGAAGGGCGCGTGGGGGTGATGGATCACCGCTGCCCGCACCGCTGCGCCTCGCTGTTCTTCGGCCGCAACGAACATGGCGGCATCCGCTGTGCCTATCACGGCTGGAAATTCGACGTGACGGGCAAATGTCTCGACCAGCCGAACCTCGAGGACAAGACCAAATATCCCGCGGGCACGCCGGCCATCGCCTACAAGACCTGCGAATCCGGCGGTCTCGTCTTTGCCTATTTCGGGGAACGGCAGGACAACCCGCCGCCGCTTCCGGAGATCGAGGCGATCATGGGAGAGGGCGACGACCGCAACATCGCGCTGACCCACCGCGACTGCAACTACATGCAGGCGCTCGAAGGCGATATCGACACTTCGCACCTGGGCTTCCTGCACATGGGCGGGATCGACGGCGAGAAGCTCGACATGTCCGACCCGGAGACCTACACGGTCACCGAGAAGGCGCCGAAGATCAACGTCTCCGTCATGCCGTTCGGCACGATGTATTCGGCGCAGCGCGACGCGATGGAAGGCCATGAACACCAGCGCTATGCCTCCTACCTTTTCCCGTTCTGGGTGACCTATCCGGGCGGCGGCGAGCTGGGCGAGGCGAAGACCGCGAACGCCTGGGTGCCGATCGACGACGACAGCTGCATGATCTTCAACATCGACCTGTCGCGCGCGGCGGGCGGAGGCAAGAAAAAGCTCAAATACAAGGACGGGTCCCCGGTGAAGGGGCTGGAGCGCCCGCTCGAATACCTGCCGGTCACGCCGGACTGGAAGGGCCGCTGGCGTCCGGTGAAAGACGCATCCAACGATTACGGCATCGACCGCGACTGGCAGCGCTCGGGCGACAGCTACACGGGCATCGTCGGCGTGCCGCTCCAGGATCAGGCGATTCAGGAGAGCATGGGCCATATCGTCGACCGCACGCTCGAACATCTCGCCGCCTCCGACCGGATGGTGATCCTGACCCGCCGCGTCATGCTCGATGCGGCGCTGGCCTGGCGCGACAACCGGGAACTGCCGGAGTTCGTCGATCATCCCGAATATGCCCGGCAGGCCCATGGCGGTGATATCGTCGTGCCGAAGGGCACCGACTGGCTCGAGGGCTACGAGGAGCACATGGCCAGGGTCAAGGGCTACCTCCCGCCGAAAGACGCGGCCGAATGA
- a CDS encoding ABC transporter substrate-binding protein: MKLTFPLSTAFGAMLLGTTIAAAPLSAQDLEDLRLRLAWIAGGVDAAFFVADEKGYFAEAGLDVEIVDGNGSTGTIQAVGNGDFDIGIAGLGALAQARQASGATDLIAIAGLVQKDPTSIISLEGSGIRTPKDIEGKRLGTDAGNLEDGMIRAFAEANGVDMDKIEIVVINGGADRVALLKGDVDFINGWANPDGDKVAAIRPIEPPLLFADHGVNILGSSVIVKKDFLATHEAEMTGFLAAIAKAKADVDADPEAARDIFMDHRPDADPEAILMQIKTMAKYEHTAATEGKSYGVLAPEDIELTISLLEKYSGMAPGLTPDDLYSAAYLSAED, translated from the coding sequence ATGAAGCTCACCTTCCCTCTCAGCACAGCTTTCGGCGCCATGCTCCTCGGCACCACCATCGCGGCCGCTCCGCTTTCGGCGCAGGACCTCGAGGACCTGCGCCTGCGCCTCGCCTGGATCGCGGGCGGGGTCGACGCGGCCTTTTTCGTGGCCGATGAAAAGGGCTATTTCGCGGAAGCCGGCCTCGATGTGGAGATCGTCGACGGCAATGGCTCCACCGGCACGATCCAGGCCGTCGGCAACGGCGATTTCGACATCGGCATCGCCGGCCTCGGCGCCCTCGCCCAGGCGCGGCAGGCCTCCGGTGCCACCGACCTCATCGCCATCGCCGGTCTTGTCCAGAAGGACCCGACCTCGATCATCAGCCTCGAAGGCTCCGGCATCCGGACGCCGAAGGACATCGAAGGCAAGCGCCTCGGCACCGATGCCGGCAATCTCGAGGACGGCATGATCCGGGCCTTTGCCGAGGCAAATGGCGTGGACATGGACAAGATCGAGATCGTCGTCATCAACGGCGGCGCCGACCGGGTCGCGCTCCTGAAGGGCGATGTGGACTTCATCAACGGCTGGGCCAACCCCGACGGCGACAAGGTCGCCGCCATCAGGCCGATCGAGCCGCCGCTCCTGTTCGCCGATCACGGCGTCAACATCCTCGGCTCCTCGGTGATCGTGAAGAAGGACTTCCTCGCCACGCATGAAGCGGAGATGACGGGGTTCCTCGCCGCCATCGCAAAGGCCAAGGCCGACGTCGACGCCGATCCCGAGGCCGCGCGCGACATCTTCATGGACCATCGGCCCGACGCGGATCCCGAGGCGATCCTCATGCAGATCAAAACCATGGCGAAATACGAGCATACTGCCGCAACCGAGGGCAAATCCTATGGCGTGCTCGCCCCGGAAGACATCGAACTGACCATTTCCCTGCTGGAGAAATACAGTGGGATGGCGCCTGGCCTGACCCCCGACGACCTTTATTCCGCCGCCTATCTGTCGGCCGAAGACTGA